The following proteins are encoded in a genomic region of Macellibacteroides fermentans:
- a CDS encoding GumC family protein — protein MQQDLNNVSVVQDEELDIRSIIFKYLSYWRWFIVSIVFFTIVGFVYLKRQNNIYENNVIVLLKDENTATEEMLLLQDLGMSAGKNNIENEIALFKSPDLISKAVTSLELYTTYRKVTRWSFNDNELYGNAPLYIRWEDMEPKKIPAPVTFTFTPQGKGFEVSGQYEEIPFHGRIDTLPVYLKLPMGRFYVSRNNEIDPAYKQEPYTFEATISNPSVQARRLSAELKVTPSAKQSSVLTLSIQSEIKKKGRDFLQQLVNFYNEDATNDKNMVAHNTAVFIEERIKEISVELGTVEKQVEDFRQQKQITDIQAEAQLYLGQTGQNEQKRVEIETQLNLTRFVEDFIARPANANKLIPNLGVTDAGLVSVINEYNQLLLMKERLESSSSESNPALIQMKQQVSGMRQSIQASLSNVRHASEIALRDLNRQNTVTNARIQDIPAVEREYKDILRQQEVKNNLFVFLLQKREETALTQAAVAPKAKIVSEPYSSDVPVAPKRAVILLAFFLVGCVLPVGAIFVRDLFHTSIESMDDLAPLKDIDVIGDIQAITTPMETALVVQANDDSPVTELFRTLRNNLLFMLNEPNKKVVMVTSTVPGEGKTFVSINLARSLSLMDKKVLLIGGDIRNPKLSHDLGIPKVNIGFSTYLAGMAHGVDQVTEVLYPNFHIMQAGPVPPNPNELLSKQTLNDLFDGLREEYDYIIIDSAPVGVVSDSFMLNRVADVTLYVMRERVTQKDAVNFVNSIKRDNRLTGVTVVLNATTPQGKYGSYKYGYKYSYRYGYSQKYGYGKSKKA, from the coding sequence ATGCAACAAGATTTAAACAACGTCTCTGTAGTGCAGGATGAGGAACTGGACATCCGGAGTATCATATTTAAATATTTATCTTATTGGCGCTGGTTTATTGTCAGCATTGTATTTTTTACAATCGTAGGTTTTGTCTATCTTAAACGGCAGAATAATATCTACGAAAACAATGTAATCGTGCTTCTCAAAGACGAGAATACGGCTACCGAAGAGATGCTGCTCCTGCAGGATCTGGGCATGAGTGCCGGCAAGAACAATATCGAGAACGAAATCGCCCTCTTTAAATCGCCGGACCTTATCTCCAAAGCCGTAACCTCACTCGAACTGTACACCACCTACCGTAAGGTAACCCGCTGGAGTTTTAACGACAACGAACTGTACGGCAATGCCCCCCTTTACATCCGGTGGGAAGACATGGAACCTAAAAAGATTCCTGCACCGGTAACTTTTACCTTCACCCCTCAGGGCAAAGGTTTCGAGGTATCCGGTCAATACGAAGAAATACCTTTTCACGGACGAATCGACACCCTTCCGGTTTACCTCAAGCTTCCCATGGGGCGCTTCTATGTGAGCCGCAACAACGAGATTGATCCGGCTTATAAACAAGAACCCTATACCTTCGAGGCAACCATCTCTAATCCCTCTGTACAAGCCAGACGCTTGTCGGCCGAACTGAAGGTAACCCCGTCCGCCAAGCAATCGTCGGTTCTTACCCTCAGTATACAGAGTGAGATAAAGAAGAAGGGGCGCGACTTCCTGCAACAGTTGGTCAACTTCTATAACGAAGATGCCACCAACGATAAAAACATGGTAGCCCACAACACAGCCGTTTTCATTGAAGAGCGTATCAAGGAGATCTCTGTCGAGCTGGGAACCGTAGAAAAGCAGGTGGAAGATTTCCGTCAGCAGAAACAGATCACCGATATTCAGGCAGAGGCCCAGCTTTACCTGGGGCAGACCGGTCAGAACGAGCAGAAGCGCGTGGAGATAGAAACCCAGCTCAATCTTACCCGCTTTGTTGAAGACTTTATCGCCCGCCCGGCCAATGCCAACAAGCTTATCCCCAACCTGGGGGTGACCGATGCCGGACTGGTATCCGTAATCAACGAATACAACCAGCTGCTGCTAATGAAAGAGCGGCTCGAATCATCTTCGTCCGAAAGCAACCCTGCGTTGATCCAGATGAAGCAACAGGTGTCAGGCATGCGTCAGAGTATCCAGGCTTCACTGTCTAACGTGCGTCATGCTTCCGAAATAGCTCTGCGCGACCTCAACAGACAGAATACTGTAACCAATGCCCGTATCCAGGATATCCCAGCGGTGGAGCGCGAATATAAAGACATTTTGCGTCAGCAGGAGGTTAAGAACAACCTCTTTGTATTCCTGCTTCAAAAACGCGAAGAAACCGCCCTTACCCAGGCAGCTGTGGCACCCAAGGCCAAAATCGTGTCGGAACCCTATTCAAGCGATGTTCCTGTAGCCCCTAAGCGGGCTGTTATACTTCTGGCCTTCTTTTTGGTAGGCTGTGTCCTTCCGGTGGGAGCCATCTTCGTACGCGACCTCTTCCATACTTCCATCGAAAGCATGGACGACCTGGCACCGCTTAAAGATATTGATGTGATTGGCGATATTCAGGCAATCACCACCCCTATGGAAACTGCGCTGGTGGTACAGGCCAACGACGACAGTCCCGTTACCGAACTCTTCCGTACCCTGCGTAACAACCTGCTGTTTATGCTTAACGAGCCCAATAAGAAGGTGGTGATGGTCACCTCTACAGTTCCCGGCGAAGGAAAAACTTTTGTCAGTATCAATCTGGCACGTAGCCTCTCGTTGATGGATAAAAAGGTACTGCTTATCGGAGGCGATATCCGCAACCCTAAGCTATCTCACGATTTAGGTATCCCCAAGGTGAATATCGGATTCTCAACCTACCTGGCAGGTATGGCTCACGGTGTGGACCAAGTGACGGAGGTATTGTACCCCAACTTTCACATTATGCAGGCTGGTCCGGTACCCCCAAATCCCAATGAATTGCTATCCAAGCAAACATTGAACGACCTGTTTGACGGACTACGTGAAGAGTACGATTATATCATCATCGACTCGGCGCCGGTAGGTGTGGTGTCAGACTCCTTCATGCTCAACCGCGTGGCCGATGTAACCTTGTATGTAATGCGCGAACGTGTAACGCAGAAAGATGCCGTAAACTTTGTAAACAGCATCAAGCGCGACAACCGCCTTACCGGAGTCACTGTGGTGCTCAATGCCACCACCCCTCAGGGTAAATACGGCAGTTACAAATACGGCTACAAGTACTCGTACCGCTACGGTTACAGTCAGAAGTACGGTTACGGAAAATCCAAGAAAGCTTAA
- a CDS encoding polysaccharide biosynthesis/export family protein, translating to MKILNLSLLSALCILLASCGSTKNIPYLVDAEQLPEKQLKETAMIYEAKIMPKDILTVTVNTTVPEAAVPFNLPLAPANTGSINTTQLTYGAGLQNYIVDNAGNIEFPVLGTLHVAGLTRVQVQNLIKSKIYPQFLKEEPVINVRFQNYKISVLGEVARPGSFTATNEQCTLFDALAMAGDLTIYGKRENVMLIREYADGSKAVYRINLQDKDLVLNPQIYYLQQNDVLIIEPNKTKARAAGIGSSETFTISIISTLISVATLIITATR from the coding sequence ATGAAAATCCTTAATTTATCACTTTTATCGGCCCTATGTATTTTACTCGCTTCCTGCGGGTCTACTAAGAATATACCCTATCTGGTGGATGCCGAACAACTTCCAGAAAAACAATTGAAAGAAACAGCTATGATCTACGAAGCCAAAATCATGCCCAAAGATATTCTTACGGTAACGGTAAATACCACCGTACCTGAAGCTGCCGTTCCTTTCAACCTGCCCCTGGCTCCGGCAAATACCGGATCCATCAATACCACCCAGCTCACTTACGGCGCAGGGTTGCAGAATTATATTGTCGACAATGCAGGGAACATCGAATTTCCGGTTTTGGGAACTCTTCATGTGGCTGGGCTGACTCGCGTACAGGTGCAAAATCTTATCAAAAGCAAGATATATCCGCAGTTTTTAAAGGAAGAGCCGGTTATCAACGTCCGCTTCCAGAACTATAAGATATCCGTTCTGGGTGAAGTGGCCCGTCCGGGTTCTTTCACAGCCACCAACGAGCAATGTACCCTTTTTGATGCTCTGGCTATGGCGGGCGACCTTACCATCTACGGTAAACGCGAAAACGTAATGCTTATCCGTGAGTATGCAGACGGAAGCAAAGCTGTATACCGTATAAACCTGCAAGACAAAGATCTGGTGCTTAATCCTCAGATTTATTACCTGCAGCAGAACGATGTGCTGATTATAGAACCCAACAAAACAAAAGCCCGGGCGGCAGGAATAGGTTCGTCCGAGACCTTCACCATATCAATAATATCAACCCTTATATCGGTGGCCACTCTTATTATCACAGCCACCCGTTAA